A region of Chloracidobacterium sp. DNA encodes the following proteins:
- a CDS encoding potassium channel protein has protein sequence MSVGIYSTIAKITSRKLVFAAVIVCTMITIGAVGFKYFEQFSWLDSFYTSAQTVTTVGYGDLAPTTAAGRIFAILLMLTGVGTVLFGLTLLAQAVIQSEMVMSLGNRRIIKEMEKLEGHYIICGAGRVGRRIIRSLERQNLPHVIIERSENRLSELDPDSSHVIVGDATSEENLTKAGVKRAQGLASCLPDDAANIYVVLTARGLNPDLHIVARAVEEQAEPTLIRAGASRVVAPTIIGSQSMARALLKPAVADFMDSIVAETHDLVFEEMAVDATSPYSGQYLKDTNIMSELSLIVVAIRRKDGELAFQPKGDTRIANGDLLIVIGKAESVQRLVETNKQ, from the coding sequence ATGAGCGTCGGCATCTATTCCACGATAGCCAAGATCACAAGTCGCAAGCTGGTTTTTGCGGCAGTCATCGTGTGCACGATGATCACGATCGGGGCAGTTGGATTCAAGTACTTTGAGCAATTTTCGTGGCTTGACAGTTTTTATACATCCGCCCAGACCGTGACGACAGTCGGTTACGGCGATCTCGCGCCAACTACTGCCGCGGGTCGCATTTTTGCGATCCTTCTAATGCTGACGGGCGTCGGAACTGTACTATTTGGCTTGACGCTGCTTGCACAGGCCGTGATCCAATCTGAAATGGTCATGTCACTGGGTAATCGCCGTATAATCAAAGAAATGGAAAAGTTAGAAGGCCACTATATCATTTGCGGAGCGGGACGCGTCGGTCGCCGAATAATCCGCAGCCTCGAACGCCAAAATCTGCCACACGTCATTATTGAACGTAGCGAAAATCGGCTGTCCGAGCTCGATCCGGACAGTTCGCACGTCATTGTAGGCGATGCGACATCTGAAGAAAATTTGACCAAGGCAGGAGTAAAACGTGCACAAGGCCTCGCGAGTTGTCTGCCGGATGATGCGGCGAACATCTATGTCGTATTAACAGCGCGCGGTCTTAATCCAGATCTTCACATCGTCGCACGGGCTGTCGAAGAACAAGCGGAACCAACCCTCATCCGTGCAGGTGCAAGCCGTGTTGTTGCCCCGACCATTATCGGCAGCCAATCAATGGCGAGAGCTTTGCTCAAACCCGCTGTTGCGGACTTTATGGATTCGATCGTCGCGGAGACGCACGATCTGGTATTTGAAGAAATGGCCGTCGACGCAACTTCGCCCTATTCCGGTCAATATCTAAAGGACACAAATATAATGAGTGAACTTAGTCTCATCGTTGTTGCAATTCGTCGAAAGGATGGTGAATTGGCGTTTCAGCCAAAGGGTGACACAAGAATTGCGAACGGCGATCTGCTCATTGTGATCGGCAAGGCAGAATCGGTTCAGCGGCTTGTCGAGACAAACAAGCAATGA
- a CDS encoding PBP1A family penicillin-binding protein, which translates to MQDNESVRSNRSKMPPKGWVKARRKTSSYQAPPTSRFRRLLRLFFNRWTLAASLFVLLGIFLTLTYFWFDFSGRIDQKLLSGEVFTPSAGVYSAPKTLKTGEALTIPELVEYLKSAGYIERNNQADASRSRYVVEGDIVGIEPGMTATIDGKKVFPSLTVKFGRDLKTVAGIGDRDANTQLNEVKLEPKILSSIAAEGDGRRKTVKFADLPPHLVKAITNTEDRSFFEHYGVNVRGIARALWRRYEGDENSPLANQGGSSITQQLVKNLLLTREQTIERKVTEAYMSLILETRLSKQEIFTLYANQIYLGQQSGVSIYGVGEAASAYFGKDVSQLSVPEAAFIAGIIRSPNRYNPYKNPDRVKERRNQVLESMTKTGEITPEQLAEYRDLPIELKQVSNAKDLQGMPYFSQYAIEELPKLVNDPEALQHLRVYTSIDPDLQRMAYEIVNKRLAGLDKHFPKKEGLNASLVAIRPKTGEIVAMVGGRDYLANQFNRATDAMRQPGSVFKPFVYAAAINSAYDSSTRQFTAASIFKDEKKTFTFNQESYTPGNFGDFFSNKDTTLRDALVKSKNVITVDIAMQINVGKVMNLATKAGFPKVEKAYPSMALGTAEASPLQVATAYTMFANLGDRVLPMPITRITTGDGRTKTAPPPDRKNVVRPDVAYIMDDIMKDVINRGTAAQAQSWGFRNNAGKTAFAGKTGTSRDGWFAGFTPELVCVVYVGFDNGDDLGMKGSDSAMPVWADFMKEALRMHPEWNGDWTMPANLRKAEIDIRNGALIRELDATTEPSPTPSPTPKRPKDPDMPDFDEPTPEPEIYVTDVPAEFRRIEFFIAGTMPTRALVEVADDVDDLDTSVNPSRSPTPLDETWQDGSEPPSNKQQKDQRPPADETGSITVMICPLTGMRATINCPDKQAKTYRAGSEPKDFCSFHR; encoded by the coding sequence ATGCAGGATAACGAATCAGTCAGATCAAACCGATCGAAGATGCCGCCAAAAGGCTGGGTAAAGGCCCGGCGCAAGACTTCCTCATATCAGGCACCGCCGACTTCGCGTTTCCGGCGTCTTTTGAGGCTGTTCTTTAATAGATGGACGCTCGCGGCGAGCCTGTTCGTGCTGCTTGGCATTTTTCTGACGCTTACCTACTTTTGGTTTGATTTCTCAGGCCGGATCGATCAAAAGCTATTGAGCGGCGAAGTGTTTACTCCTTCTGCTGGAGTTTATTCAGCACCGAAGACATTAAAGACCGGCGAAGCCTTGACGATTCCCGAACTGGTTGAGTATTTGAAGTCAGCCGGTTACATTGAGCGAAACAATCAGGCAGATGCCTCGCGCAGCCGTTATGTGGTCGAGGGCGACATCGTTGGTATTGAGCCAGGAATGACCGCAACTATCGATGGTAAAAAGGTTTTTCCATCGCTGACAGTCAAATTTGGCAGGGACCTCAAGACGGTGGCGGGTATCGGTGATCGAGACGCGAATACTCAGCTCAATGAAGTAAAACTTGAACCAAAAATTCTTAGTTCAATTGCCGCGGAAGGCGATGGCCGTCGAAAGACCGTAAAATTCGCCGATCTGCCGCCGCACCTCGTAAAAGCGATAACAAACACCGAGGATCGTTCGTTCTTTGAGCATTACGGTGTAAACGTTCGCGGTATTGCGCGTGCTCTTTGGCGGCGTTACGAAGGCGACGAAAACTCACCGCTTGCAAATCAGGGCGGCTCGTCTATCACGCAGCAGCTTGTAAAGAATCTTCTGCTCACCCGCGAACAGACCATCGAGCGCAAAGTAACTGAAGCATACATGTCGCTGATCCTAGAAACGCGGCTTTCGAAGCAGGAGATATTTACGCTATACGCGAACCAGATATATCTCGGCCAGCAGTCGGGTGTTTCGATCTACGGAGTTGGGGAAGCAGCGAGTGCGTATTTTGGTAAAGATGTTTCGCAACTGTCCGTTCCGGAAGCCGCGTTTATCGCCGGTATCATTCGCAGCCCTAATCGTTACAATCCCTACAAAAATCCCGACCGTGTAAAGGAACGCCGCAATCAAGTCCTTGAGTCGATGACCAAAACGGGCGAAATAACGCCCGAGCAGCTTGCCGAATATCGCGATCTCCCGATCGAACTCAAACAGGTATCGAACGCAAAAGACCTTCAAGGAATGCCGTACTTTTCGCAATATGCGATCGAGGAACTGCCTAAGCTGGTCAACGATCCCGAAGCCCTTCAGCATCTGCGGGTTTACACTTCTATCGACCCTGATCTTCAGCGGATGGCTTATGAGATCGTCAACAAACGGCTTGCCGGACTCGATAAACATTTCCCCAAAAAAGAAGGCTTGAACGCTTCTCTGGTCGCGATCAGGCCAAAGACGGGCGAGATCGTCGCGATGGTTGGTGGACGCGATTATTTGGCGAACCAGTTCAATCGTGCGACCGATGCTATGCGTCAGCCTGGTTCGGTATTTAAGCCTTTCGTTTATGCAGCGGCGATCAATTCGGCTTACGATTCCAGCACTCGGCAGTTCACGGCAGCAAGCATTTTCAAGGACGAGAAAAAGACTTTCACATTCAATCAGGAATCTTACACACCGGGAAATTTCGGCGACTTTTTCTCTAACAAAGACACAACGCTGCGTGACGCACTGGTCAAAAGCAAGAACGTGATAACGGTTGATATCGCAATGCAGATAAACGTCGGCAAGGTCATGAATCTTGCGACCAAAGCAGGTTTTCCAAAGGTCGAAAAAGCCTATCCTTCGATGGCTCTCGGCACGGCTGAGGCGTCACCGCTTCAGGTTGCGACGGCATATACGATGTTCGCCAATCTCGGCGACCGCGTTCTGCCGATGCCGATCACGCGGATCACCACAGGCGATGGCCGCACCAAAACTGCTCCGCCACCTGATCGTAAAAATGTTGTTCGTCCTGATGTCGCATATATCATGGACGACATTATGAAGGACGTCATAAATCGCGGCACTGCTGCTCAGGCGCAGAGTTGGGGCTTTCGTAACAATGCCGGCAAGACTGCGTTTGCGGGAAAGACCGGAACTTCGCGCGATGGATGGTTCGCAGGTTTTACGCCCGAACTCGTTTGTGTGGTGTATGTCGGTTTTGACAACGGCGATGACCTTGGAATGAAAGGCTCCGATTCGGCGATGCCGGTGTGGGCGGATTTTATGAAGGAAGCCTTGCGGATGCATCCCGAATGGAACGGCGACTGGACGATGCCGGCGAACCTTCGAAAAGCCGAGATCGATATTCGCAACGGTGCGCTCATTCGCGAACTAGACGCGACAACCGAGCCGAGCCCGACGCCTTCGCCAACTCCAAAGCGGCCAAAAGATCCCGACATGCCTGACTTTGACGAGCCGACGCCCGAGCCGGAGATCTATGTGACGGATGTTCCAGCGGAATTTCGCCGTATCGAATTTTTTATAGCTGGAACTATGCCGACTCGTGCGTTGGTGGAGGTTGCGGACGACGTTGATGACCTCGATACGAGCGTAAACCCGTCACGCAGCCCGACGCCTCTTGACGAGACCTGGCAGGACGGCAGCGAGCCTCCATCAAATAAACAGCAGAAAGATCAGCGCCCGCCCGCCGATGAGACGGGAAGTATAACAGTGATGATCTGTCCGCTAACAGGAATGCGAGCCACCATAAATTGCCCCGACAAACAAGCCAAAACCTACCGAGCAGGCAGCGAACCGAAGGATTTCTGCTCGTTTCACCGGTAA
- the waaF gene encoding lipopolysaccharide heptosyltransferase II, with the protein MKIIVRGTNWIGDAVMSIPALRELRRIFPDSHVSLHTRSWAEGLFRDADFIDDLVTFEKNRWKIKDVYDNSQFLRDDGYELAVLFPNSFESAVTTFFSRIPRRIGYNKDVRGLLLTDPVAVPEWKNRKHEVFYYLNLVAEVERRVLGRDTVSQAIPNIDLNISEERKIEARRKLSDLGVDLSTKTIALGVGSTNSRAKRWPAERYAELNDKLQTEMDVNVILVGSESEKDVSDEVIKLSNIKPIDLTGKTDLAEAVAVLSVIDLLISNDMGLAHVAPAVGTSTIAIFGPTNSETTRPYSLNAEVIKKDVDCSPCMLRDCPIDHRCMTLISVDEVFEAAKRRLADEGENMNKQPAVFLDRDGTLIEEVNYLSRVEDLRLFPFSASAVRSLKDAGFLVIVVTNQSGIGRGIYTETDMHSIHEAIQAELSGAIDAFYFCPHLPDAGCRCRKPNIGMIESAMADFDIDIERSWMVGDKKIDVETGLAADLKSALVLTGYGNEHQLLLEHEPNILANDLKTVTAAILDDTF; encoded by the coding sequence ATGAAAATAATCGTACGCGGAACAAATTGGATAGGCGATGCGGTGATGTCGATTCCGGCTTTGCGTGAGCTTCGGCGCATTTTTCCGGATTCGCATGTTTCGCTGCACACGCGTTCTTGGGCCGAAGGTTTGTTTAGGGATGCAGATTTCATTGATGACCTTGTGACCTTTGAAAAGAACCGTTGGAAGATCAAGGACGTTTACGATAATTCGCAATTTCTGCGTGACGACGGATATGAACTTGCTGTGCTATTTCCAAATTCGTTCGAGTCGGCAGTTACAACTTTCTTTTCTCGAATTCCTCGCCGCATTGGTTATAACAAAGACGTTCGTGGCCTGTTGTTGACCGATCCGGTCGCGGTTCCCGAATGGAAGAACCGCAAGCACGAGGTTTTTTATTACCTAAATCTCGTCGCCGAAGTCGAGCGGCGAGTGCTTGGCCGCGATACGGTTTCGCAAGCGATCCCAAATATCGATCTCAATATTTCGGAAGAGCGAAAGATCGAGGCACGAAGGAAACTATCCGATCTCGGCGTTGATCTCTCTACAAAAACCATTGCCCTCGGCGTCGGCTCAACGAACTCGCGAGCAAAACGCTGGCCTGCCGAGCGGTATGCAGAACTTAATGACAAGCTTCAAACCGAAATGGATGTTAATGTCATTTTGGTCGGGTCGGAATCTGAAAAAGATGTTTCGGACGAGGTCATCAAGCTCAGCAATATAAAACCGATAGACTTAACAGGAAAAACCGATCTCGCCGAAGCGGTTGCGGTGCTTTCCGTGATAGATCTTTTGATCTCAAACGATATGGGACTTGCACATGTAGCTCCGGCGGTCGGCACTTCAACGATCGCGATCTTTGGCCCGACAAATTCTGAAACAACGCGGCCATATTCATTAAATGCCGAGGTTATTAAGAAAGATGTCGATTGCTCTCCGTGTATGCTACGCGATTGTCCGATCGATCATCGCTGCATGACTTTGATATCGGTCGATGAAGTTTTCGAAGCGGCAAAACGCAGGTTAGCCGATGAAGGAGAGAATATGAATAAGCAACCAGCAGTATTTCTTGACCGCGACGGCACGCTGATCGAAGAGGTGAATTACCTCTCGCGAGTTGAAGACCTGCGCCTATTTCCATTTAGTGCCAGTGCTGTTCGATCGCTAAAAGATGCAGGTTTTCTCGTTATCGTCGTCACAAATCAATCGGGCATCGGCAGAGGCATTTACACCGAAACCGACATGCACTCGATCCACGAAGCCATACAAGCCGAGCTTTCAGGAGCGATCGACGCTTTCTATTTCTGTCCCCATCTGCCCGACGCCGGCTGCCGCTGCCGCAAGCCTAATATAGGAATGATCGAATCAGCGATGGCTGATTTTGATATTGATATTGAGAGATCGTGGATGGTCGGCGATAAAAAGATAGACGTTGAAACAGGCTTGGCAGCAGATCTTAAAAGTGCTTTAGTGTTAACAGGTTACGGCAATGAGCATCAATTACTACTCGAACACGAACCGAACATATTAGCTAATGATCTGAAAACGGTCACGGCCGCTATACTGGATGATACGTTCTAG
- a CDS encoding sigma-54-dependent Fis family transcriptional regulator, whose amino-acid sequence MPNILIVDDEQSYRQLLSLVFETDGNNIRTAMNGRQALELLQEGPADIIISDVKMPDMDGIEMLRAVRETLPDIGVVLMTAFASVETAREAFKLGADDFITKPFDVEELKLIVKKTLEKQALIDENRAFKRAQRERGSVKNIVGTSGVMNAIFQMIETVAEVQSTVLVTGESGTGKELVARAIHDLSPRAEKPFISINCGAFTETLLESELFGYMKGAFTGANANRKGLFEAAHGGTIFLDEIGEMSPAMQVKLLRVLQEKRVRPVGAHDELSIDARVIAATNRDLKQMSEEGTFREDLFYRVSVIPIHLPPLRERTEDIAQLIDHFLKKFCDQAGKTLTISPKTIVILENYAWHGNVRELEHTIERAVALERTGEIQPEQLPDHITNYNPQRIKAEFDLPEAGIDLVSHLDNLERTYVVEALRKTAGNQTKAADLLHIQVRSLRHLLDKHSIRSLSAQMRSSD is encoded by the coding sequence ATGCCAAACATACTAATCGTTGACGACGAGCAAAGTTACCGCCAGCTTTTGAGCCTTGTGTTCGAGACGGATGGCAACAACATCCGCACGGCAATGAACGGGCGGCAAGCCTTGGAACTGCTTCAGGAAGGCCCGGCGGACATTATTATATCGGACGTAAAAATGCCCGATATGGACGGTATCGAGATGTTGAGGGCTGTTCGTGAGACTTTGCCGGATATTGGCGTGGTTCTGATGACCGCCTTTGCGTCGGTCGAAACGGCTCGCGAGGCGTTCAAGCTAGGGGCGGATGATTTTATTACAAAGCCGTTCGATGTCGAAGAATTAAAGCTGATCGTAAAGAAAACGCTTGAAAAGCAGGCGTTGATAGACGAAAACCGTGCTTTCAAGCGTGCGCAGCGCGAGCGCGGCAGCGTAAAGAACATTGTCGGCACTTCGGGCGTGATGAATGCGATCTTTCAGATGATCGAGACCGTTGCCGAGGTGCAGTCAACTGTTCTAGTGACCGGCGAAAGCGGCACTGGAAAGGAGTTGGTCGCGAGGGCGATCCACGATCTGAGCCCGCGTGCCGAAAAGCCTTTTATCTCGATAAATTGCGGTGCTTTTACCGAAACGCTGCTCGAATCCGAGCTGTTCGGCTACATGAAAGGAGCGTTCACTGGTGCGAACGCCAACCGCAAAGGCCTGTTTGAAGCCGCGCACGGCGGGACGATCTTCCTCGACGAGATAGGTGAAATGTCACCTGCTATGCAGGTCAAGCTGCTTCGTGTTCTGCAGGAAAAGCGTGTAAGGCCCGTCGGTGCTCATGACGAACTGTCGATCGACGCCCGCGTAATAGCCGCGACCAACCGCGATCTCAAGCAGATGAGCGAAGAAGGTACGTTTCGCGAAGACCTTTTTTATCGTGTATCGGTGATACCTATACATTTGCCGCCGCTGCGTGAGCGTACCGAAGACATCGCCCAGCTTATCGATCATTTCTTAAAGAAATTCTGCGATCAGGCGGGCAAAACGTTGACGATCTCGCCGAAAACCATAGTTATTCTTGAGAATTACGCATGGCACGGCAATGTTCGCGAGCTTGAACACACTATCGAACGAGCCGTCGCGCTCGAACGCACAGGCGAGATACAGCCCGAACAGCTTCCCGATCATATAACTAATTACAATCCGCAGCGTATCAAAGCCGAGTTCGATCTGCCCGAAGCAGGCATCGACCTCGTCAGCCATCTCGACAACCTCGAAAGGACCTACGTTGTCGAAGCCCTCCGCAAAACCGCCGGCAACCAAACCAAAGCCGCCGATCTGCTGCATATACAAGTCCGCTCGCTACGCCACTTACTTGATAAACACAGCATACGAAGCCTTTCCGCTCAAATGCGTTCTTCCGATTAG
- a CDS encoding phosphomannose isomerase type II C-terminal cupin domain, giving the protein METIEVQNNSPEHDQRPWGSFTVIDEAVDYKVKRIEVLPGKRLSYQRHARRAEHWYVVRGIAKVTLNGSEILLKTGESLDVACGDAHRIENSDTSETLILIETQTGDYFGEDDIIRLEDDFGRI; this is encoded by the coding sequence ATGGAAACAATCGAAGTTCAAAACAATTCGCCCGAACACGATCAACGGCCTTGGGGCAGTTTTACCGTGATCGACGAAGCAGTTGATTACAAAGTAAAGAGGATCGAGGTTTTGCCCGGTAAACGTCTAAGTTACCAAAGACACGCGCGCCGCGCAGAACATTGGTACGTCGTGCGCGGTATAGCTAAAGTAACATTAAACGGCAGTGAAATTCTACTAAAAACCGGTGAATCGCTCGATGTCGCTTGTGGAGATGCCCACAGGATCGAAAACTCTGACACTTCCGAAACACTGATTCTCATCGAAACTCAGACCGGCGATTATTTCGGCGAGGACGATATTATTAGATTGGAAGATGATTTTGGGAGAATCTGA
- a CDS encoding NAD-dependent epimerase/dehydratase family protein — translation MKILVTGGSGFLGTHVRQIFDADDLSRRSNLDILNIQDAAIVRDYDVVIHLAAHLDKSPESARQVFLTNVEGTVNLLREIKENAVFIFASTKDVYGRFADNYFEVPESCPTLYAGQSALEWSKLIAERYVEYYAHARNFRSCIFRLSTVYASVSEGNAPNFVGHYVDAINKGERLQLQANGTPRRDLLHVDDFSRACSAFTESVIRHGLYNLGGGARNALTLSELVAKMEQVSGFKAVIDKENPLPAPIPMNYVTDLNLVTQELDWSPTVELTEGLETLF, via the coding sequence ATGAAGATATTGGTTACAGGCGGCAGTGGTTTTTTGGGAACACATGTCAGGCAGATATTTGACGCCGACGATCTATCGCGGCGTTCAAATCTCGACATTCTGAATATACAGGATGCAGCAATAGTGCGTGATTACGATGTCGTGATCCACCTCGCTGCTCATCTCGATAAATCACCTGAATCAGCCCGACAGGTGTTTCTCACCAACGTCGAAGGCACGGTCAATCTCCTGCGTGAGATCAAAGAAAACGCCGTGTTCATATTCGCATCCACGAAGGACGTCTATGGACGTTTCGCAGACAACTATTTCGAGGTTCCCGAGTCTTGCCCGACACTCTATGCCGGACAATCCGCACTCGAATGGTCAAAACTCATCGCCGAGAGATATGTCGAATATTATGCCCACGCAAGGAATTTCCGTTCATGCATCTTCCGGCTCTCGACTGTTTATGCCAGTGTCAGCGAAGGCAACGCACCCAACTTTGTCGGCCATTATGTTGACGCGATAAACAAAGGCGAGCGTTTGCAATTACAAGCGAACGGTACGCCTCGGCGCGATCTGCTTCACGTTGATGATTTTTCAAGAGCATGTTCTGCGTTCACTGAATCGGTGATTCGACACGGCCTATACAACCTCGGCGGCGGAGCCAGAAACGCATTGACGTTAAGTGAACTAGTAGCAAAGATGGAACAAGTTTCAGGCTTTAAGGCAGTGATCGACAAAGAAAACCCACTGCCAGCCCCGATACCGATGAACTACGTCACAGACCTGAATCTCGTAACTCAAGAACTAGATTGGTCGCCGACTGTTGAACTTACTGAAGGTTTGGAAACACTTTTTTAA
- a CDS encoding PAS domain S-box protein, with product MFSLDEKDESANSRQIQRIQTLIIGRLMAIFLLLVTSWFWYSGTFKLSFDTFPQGVFLAFLISVGLTIVYFFLLRLSKDLRWQIRTQFVLDALLITWLVWRTGDLTSPYITLYIVLISVASFFLRPLSTLLMAMACSLLFISLAILTGNAVMESFGTAQATGKAVQIVSFHVVAFLVVGLLASRLSDRRTSGEELAETAKTLANLRVLHERIVESIRSGLITTDLEGNIYTFNAAATEITGYRLDEMQGKSISSLFGDIRESTNLSLAAAGEGEQLPRFETDLLTPEGFAVRIGYSVSLLLSELHEASGLIITFQDLTDIRSMEESVRRKDRLAAVGRVAAGLAHEIRNPLGAMRGAIQVLESKIPMGSVETGLMDIILKESDRLNTIITNFLGYARPMAATFSDTNVGEAINDTITLLKHSPDVKENHKLKLNIEETPVIISADITQLKQIFWNLARNALQAMPDGGELAVGVDSVPNNRIRITFEDTGIGMTPDQVEQLFEPFSNSTTGGTGLGLSIVYQIVKDHNGAINVRSREGEGTVITVDLPKENRRKAMEAANGNKTDGQPSKLTEFLKVSDNK from the coding sequence ATGTTCAGTTTAGACGAAAAGGACGAATCAGCCAATTCCCGACAGATACAGAGAATTCAAACGCTCATAATCGGGCGTTTGATGGCGATCTTTTTGCTGCTCGTAACGAGCTGGTTCTGGTACAGCGGCACGTTCAAGCTGTCGTTTGACACATTTCCGCAAGGAGTGTTTCTTGCTTTTCTGATCTCGGTCGGGCTGACGATCGTTTATTTTTTCCTGCTTCGCCTAAGCAAAGATCTCAGATGGCAGATCCGCACACAGTTTGTTCTCGACGCCCTTTTGATTACTTGGCTAGTTTGGCGGACAGGAGATCTTACATCGCCTTACATTACGCTCTATATTGTTCTCATCAGTGTAGCGAGTTTTTTCCTGAGGCCGCTCTCGACGCTTCTGATGGCGATGGCCTGTTCACTGCTGTTTATAAGCTTGGCGATCTTGACCGGCAATGCCGTGATGGAATCTTTCGGCACGGCACAAGCAACAGGTAAGGCTGTCCAGATCGTCAGTTTTCATGTAGTTGCATTTCTGGTCGTAGGCCTGCTTGCGTCGAGATTGTCCGATAGGCGAACTTCCGGCGAAGAGTTAGCTGAGACTGCAAAAACCCTCGCCAACCTCCGCGTCCTGCACGAACGCATAGTCGAATCGATCCGCTCCGGTCTGATTACGACCGATCTCGAAGGTAATATATATACATTCAACGCTGCGGCGACGGAGATCACAGGATATCGATTGGACGAAATGCAGGGAAAATCGATCAGTTCCCTTTTTGGTGATATTCGCGAATCCACTAACCTTTCGCTCGCAGCGGCCGGCGAAGGTGAGCAATTGCCGCGTTTTGAGACAGATCTTTTGACTCCTGAGGGTTTTGCGGTGCGTATTGGTTACAGTGTTTCGCTCCTTTTGTCTGAGCTGCATGAGGCTTCGGGGCTGATCATCACATTTCAGGACCTTACCGATATTCGTTCGATGGAGGAAAGCGTTCGCCGCAAAGATCGCCTTGCTGCCGTTGGACGCGTTGCTGCAGGTTTGGCTCATGAGATTCGGAATCCTTTGGGAGCTATGCGCGGGGCGATACAGGTGCTTGAATCAAAGATACCGATGGGTTCGGTTGAAACAGGCTTGATGGACATAATTCTTAAGGAGTCTGATCGCCTGAACACTATTATTACAAACTTCCTCGGATACGCGCGTCCGATGGCGGCGACATTTTCTGACACCAATGTCGGCGAAGCTATAAACGATACGATCACGCTTTTAAAACACAGCCCCGACGTTAAAGAAAATCACAAATTAAAGCTAAATATCGAAGAAACGCCTGTCATCATTTCGGCGGACATTACGCAGTTGAAGCAGATATTCTGGAATCTGGCACGAAACGCTCTGCAGGCCATGCCTGATGGCGGCGAACTGGCGGTTGGCGTTGATTCCGTGCCGAACAATCGTATCCGCATAACTTTTGAAGACACAGGCATCGGAATGACGCCGGATCAGGTCGAGCAGCTTTTCGAGCCGTTCTCGAATTCGACGACCGGCGGCACAGGACTTGGGCTTTCGATCGTTTATCAGATAGTAAAAGATCACAACGGTGCGATAAATGTTCGAAGCCGCGAAGGCGAAGGCACGGTAATAACCGTCGATCTGCCAAAGGAAAACCGAAGAAAGGCCATGGAAGCGGCAAATGGCAATAAAACCGATGGTCAGCCATCGAAACTTACTGAGTTTTTGAAAGTTTCGGACAATAAGTAG